The following proteins come from a genomic window of Plectropomus leopardus isolate mb chromosome 11, YSFRI_Pleo_2.0, whole genome shotgun sequence:
- the e2f4 gene encoding transcription factor E2F4 isoform X2 — protein sequence MMELESASTRGELGAVGDSLQPQTPSRHEKSLGLLTTKFVTLLQEAKDGVLDLKAAADTLAVRQKRRIYDITNVLEGIGLIEKKSKNSIQWKGVGPGCNTREIADKLIDLKAELDDLALRENELDQQRVWVQQSIKNVTDDSNNSPMAYVKHEDLCGAFKGDTLLAIRAPIGTQLEVPIPEAVLNGQRKYQIRLKSSSGPIEVLLVNKDPSSASPVVLPVPPPDDILQNLPAPTPTSQPPTAASQVPKAAPATPTKPATATASATAANQTASVTEVTSTTPLTPSTDTPAAVTQQLQSSASLDGSASSSVSAVFEPIKSDPSELLDFPKELSEMFDPTKEIMSGDLLEDLMSSEVFSPLLRLSPPPSDHDYIYNLDETEGLCDLFDVPILNL from the exons ATGATGGAGCTAGAGTCGGCCAGTACAAGAGGCGAGCTGGGAGCTGTGGGTGACTCGCTGCAGCCACAGACTCCCAGCAGGCACGAAAAGAGCCTGGGACTGCTCACGACCAAGTTTGTGACTTTACTACAGGAGGCGAAGGACGGAGTGCTGGATCTGAAAGCG GCTGCAGACACCTTGGCAGTGCGGCAGAAACGACGCATCTACGATATCACAAATGTGTTGGAGGGAATTGGGCTGATAGAGAAGAAGTCCAAGAACAGCATCCAGTGGAA ggGTGTTGGTCCAGGATGTAACACCAGAGAGATAGCTGATAAGCTAATTGATCTCAAGGCCGAGCTAGATGACCTGGCGCTCAGGGAAAACGAGCTGGATCAGCAGAGAGTGTGGGTCCAACAAAGCATCAAGAATGTCACAGACGACTCCAACAACAGCCC TATGGCATATGTGAAACATGAGGACCTCTGTGGAGCTTTCAAAG GTGACACACTGCTAGCAATCCGTGCCCCCATTGGCACACAACTAGAGGTCCCCATACCAGAAGCT GTCCTCAACGGACAAAGAAAATACCAGATCCGTCTCAAGAGTTCATCTGGTCCCATTGAGGTTTTGCTGGTCAATAAGGACCCGTCCAGTGCCTCTCCTGTGGTTTTGCCCGTCCCTCCTCCAGATGACATCCTTCAAAACCTCCCAGCGCCGACACCTACCTCTCAGCCGCCCACTGCTGCCTCCCAG GTCCCCAAAGCAGCTCCAGCAACGCCTACAAAACCCGCTACTGCCACGGCATCAGCCACAGCAGCCAACCAGACAGCCTCAGTGACAG aagTGACGAGCACCACACCACTCACCCCATCAACAGATACGCCTGCTGCAGTTACCCAGCAACTACAGTCCTCTGCCTCGTTGGATGGATCTGcgtcctcctctgtctctgccgTATTTGAACCAATTAAGTCGGATCCCTCTGAAT TGCTGGACTTTCCCAAAGAGCTCTCTGAAATGTTTGATCCAACAAAAG AGATCATGAGTGGAGACCTTTTGGAGGACTTGATGTCATCAGAAG TGTTCTCGCCTCTCCTCCGTCTGTCCCCTCCACCCAGCGACCACGACTACATATACAACCTGGATGAGACAGAAGGCCTTTGTGACCTCTTTGACGTCCCCATTCTCAACCTCTGA
- the e2f4 gene encoding transcription factor E2F4 isoform X1: MMELESASTRGELGAVGDSLQPQTPSRHEKSLGLLTTKFVTLLQEAKDGVLDLKAAADTLAVRQKRRIYDITNVLEGIGLIEKKSKNSIQWKGVGPGCNTREIADKLIDLKAELDDLALRENELDQQRVWVQQSIKNVTDDSNNSPMAYVKHEDLCGAFKGDTLLAIRAPIGTQLEVPIPEAVSYVLNGQRKYQIRLKSSSGPIEVLLVNKDPSSASPVVLPVPPPDDILQNLPAPTPTSQPPTAASQVPKAAPATPTKPATATASATAANQTASVTEVTSTTPLTPSTDTPAAVTQQLQSSASLDGSASSSVSAVFEPIKSDPSELLDFPKELSEMFDPTKEIMSGDLLEDLMSSEVFSPLLRLSPPPSDHDYIYNLDETEGLCDLFDVPILNL, encoded by the exons ATGATGGAGCTAGAGTCGGCCAGTACAAGAGGCGAGCTGGGAGCTGTGGGTGACTCGCTGCAGCCACAGACTCCCAGCAGGCACGAAAAGAGCCTGGGACTGCTCACGACCAAGTTTGTGACTTTACTACAGGAGGCGAAGGACGGAGTGCTGGATCTGAAAGCG GCTGCAGACACCTTGGCAGTGCGGCAGAAACGACGCATCTACGATATCACAAATGTGTTGGAGGGAATTGGGCTGATAGAGAAGAAGTCCAAGAACAGCATCCAGTGGAA ggGTGTTGGTCCAGGATGTAACACCAGAGAGATAGCTGATAAGCTAATTGATCTCAAGGCCGAGCTAGATGACCTGGCGCTCAGGGAAAACGAGCTGGATCAGCAGAGAGTGTGGGTCCAACAAAGCATCAAGAATGTCACAGACGACTCCAACAACAGCCC TATGGCATATGTGAAACATGAGGACCTCTGTGGAGCTTTCAAAG GTGACACACTGCTAGCAATCCGTGCCCCCATTGGCACACAACTAGAGGTCCCCATACCAGAAGCTGTAAGTTAT GTCCTCAACGGACAAAGAAAATACCAGATCCGTCTCAAGAGTTCATCTGGTCCCATTGAGGTTTTGCTGGTCAATAAGGACCCGTCCAGTGCCTCTCCTGTGGTTTTGCCCGTCCCTCCTCCAGATGACATCCTTCAAAACCTCCCAGCGCCGACACCTACCTCTCAGCCGCCCACTGCTGCCTCCCAG GTCCCCAAAGCAGCTCCAGCAACGCCTACAAAACCCGCTACTGCCACGGCATCAGCCACAGCAGCCAACCAGACAGCCTCAGTGACAG aagTGACGAGCACCACACCACTCACCCCATCAACAGATACGCCTGCTGCAGTTACCCAGCAACTACAGTCCTCTGCCTCGTTGGATGGATCTGcgtcctcctctgtctctgccgTATTTGAACCAATTAAGTCGGATCCCTCTGAAT TGCTGGACTTTCCCAAAGAGCTCTCTGAAATGTTTGATCCAACAAAAG AGATCATGAGTGGAGACCTTTTGGAGGACTTGATGTCATCAGAAG TGTTCTCGCCTCTCCTCCGTCTGTCCCCTCCACCCAGCGACCACGACTACATATACAACCTGGATGAGACAGAAGGCCTTTGTGACCTCTTTGACGTCCCCATTCTCAACCTCTGA